The following DNA comes from Mucilaginibacter jinjuensis.
TTCAATAACTGGAGCACCATGAAAGGCCTGATGAATAAAACCGACAGCGGTTGGGTTGCAGATATCAGGCTGGAACCTGGTAAATATGCCTACAAATTCATCATCAACAGTAACTGGACTATTGATGTAAACAACTACCTGACTGAAGACGACGGCGCGGGTAACACTAACTCTATTTATTACCGCTATAATTATACGTTTAAGCTGGCAGGCAATACATCTGCACAAAAAGTTAGTGTAGAAGGCAGTTTTAATAAATGGGCAGATATACCAATGCGATTAAGAAACGGGGTTTGGGAAGCCTCGCTTTATCTGCATGATGGCAATTACCTGTATCGCTTTATTGTAAACAACACCACTATAACCGACCCTGCTAATAAGCTGACCCAAATGCAAAATGGAGTATTAAACTCGGTATTGCTCATGGGCGAAACAATTACTTTTAAACTGAACGGCTATCTTACAGCACATAAAGTATACCTTACAGGCGGTTTTAATAATTGGGATGCCGATATGCTGCCGCTTACTAAAACAGCAACAGGTTGGGTGTTGACTTATGTTATTCCTGCCGGGAATTATCAGTATAAATTTGTGGTAGATGATCAATTTATTACAGACCCGGCAAATCCACACCAGATTACTGTAGATGGCAAAACCAACTCTTATGTATCTGTAAGGCCCAACCACACCTTTGTACTAAAAGGCTATGCTAACGCACATACCGTACGTTTTATGAGCGATTACACCAACTGGAACGAACAAGGTTATACCATGGAGCATCGCGGCGACGAATGGATAATCAGTATGCGGTTAAAGCCCGGCAAATATCTCTACAAGTTTTTGGTCGACGGTAACTGGATCCTCGATCCGGGTAACAAACAATGGGAACAAAACCAGTTCGGCACAGGCAACTCTGTACTTTGGATCGAGTAAAGCTGTAATATTTAATTCAACCCGACGTTTAGTTATTTTCAAACCTAAATGCTCAAATCTTACGCCCTCTTACTACAGTTTTACAAATCTTTTTTATCGTGGAACTTACTATTCACAGGTTTTGCGCTATACGCAGTCTATATAGGCGGCCCGGGCAATACAGGTAATAGTATCATTATCAAATTAATCGGGTATTTGGGCATATTCAGCTTTCAGACGTATTTTTATAAATACGTATACTTCTATTATCGCAATGCGGGCCAGTCAATCAAAAAGCTCTATATCTACGCTTTCTCTTTTGATTTTCTATCATACCTGTTAATCATTTCAGGCTACTTAATCACCTTACATATTTCGCATGTTAAAGGTCGATAGTGTACAGTTGGATTTCGGCGGCCGTAAAATTTTGCAGAGCGTTTATATTGATTGCAAGGCCGGAGAAGTAATCGGTTTACTAGGTAGAAATGGCTGCGGTAAATCGAGCTTACTCAAAATCATCTTCGGCACGCTTACGCCCAATTATAAATATGTAAGCATTGATGACGAATTTATAGCTAAAGGTTATTTGGATAACAAAATTGCTTATTTACCACAGCATAATTATTTACCGCAAAACATGGTAATTAACCAGCTTGCGCCAATGCTGGTTGATCCCCTGGCTTGGGACGAATTTAGCTCCTATCCGCTTTACCAGGAGCATCAGCACAAAAAACCACGCGACCTTTCAGGTGGCGAATTACGCAAGCTGGAAACATTGATGATACTTTACAGCAAAGCCAATTACATTTTGCTGGATGAACCATTTACACACGTATCGCCCATACAGGCCGAAGATATAAAGGCCATTATCCGCAAACGTTCGCCTTATAAAGGTTTCATTATTACAGATCATCAGTATCAGAACATTCTGGAGATCAGCGATAAAATTATTTTGATTAATAATGGCGCTACCAGGTTGATTGAAAACAGAGAAGAATTGGTAACTTACGGATACCTTAGTGGTAATTAGATAAACCGAGACATCATGACTATCCCTATCTACCAGGCCGATGCCTTTACCGACCGTTTGTTTGGCGGCAACCCGGCTGCAGTTTGTCCCCTCGAAGAGTGGCTGCCCGACGAAACCATGCAGAAAATAGCGGCAGAAAATAACCTGGCCGAAACTGCCTTCTTCGTTAAAACAGCCCACGGCTTTCACCTGCGCTGGTTTACACCAGAACTGGAAATAGACCTATGCGGCCATGCTACCTTAGCCACGGCTCACATTATCTATACCCAGCTTGGCTATACAGGCGAAGAAATATTATTCAACA
Coding sequences within:
- a CDS encoding ATP-binding cassette domain-containing protein, giving the protein MLKVDSVQLDFGGRKILQSVYIDCKAGEVIGLLGRNGCGKSSLLKIIFGTLTPNYKYVSIDDEFIAKGYLDNKIAYLPQHNYLPQNMVINQLAPMLVDPLAWDEFSSYPLYQEHQHKKPRDLSGGELRKLETLMILYSKANYILLDEPFTHVSPIQAEDIKAIIRKRSPYKGFIITDHQYQNILEISDKIILINNGATRLIENREELVTYGYLSGN